The sequence GACTTTCCCCATAAATGTGTTTACAGTTCGGATCATCCGGAACATTCCTGGGTTctcaccactgtatgtatatattatactgtatatatatattagtatcttCTTCACGTTCACCTGTCACAGATTTGTATAGAAGATCAAACCCCCAATGTACATGTAATATAGAGCGCTTCATCTCCAGGCATCGCCCCCATCTATCAAGGCGGCAGAGAGGACACAGATTGTTCTTCAACAACTGAAGGAGGgggaaacattaaaggggttctccagttctcttcttacaaaaacatgtccgccaccttgcagaaacagcgcctctcctgtcctcaggtcggGTGtgctattgcagctcagttccattaaagtgaatggagggaaattgtaataccacacacaacctggaactgggggtggtgctgttttccaagaaagtagcctcttccccccccctaatcctggataaccctcttTAGTCCCGTTTCAATAAGGTCTGGTGCTGATGCTTTGCCTATAAGCTTCAGAATAAAGAAGGACTGGCCAGGCTGTGCTTTATTCTCCCCCATCCCTTGCCCTTGTGTCCTGTAGAGATAAGCGGCTGCTGAGGTCATAGAAAGTTCTGTATAAGGAAAAGTTGGACTCCTTTATGTTGGATATGAGAAGTATTGGGGCAGGTCAGGTTTCAGCCTCTGGGAAGGAGAACTTTCCCATTTATTGacggcaagcagagatcttgcaaAGAGTAAGGGATTGAAGTAAGACCtagaatgctgggagttatacATATTGCACCAGCTAGAGAGCCTGTGGTTGTCAGGGCTTGCTGGGAGTTATATATTGCACCAACGAGAGAGCCtgtggttgtcagggcatgctgggagttgtatattGCACCAGTTAAGGAGCCtgtggttgtcagggcatgctgggagttatatatTGCACCAGTTAAGGAGCCtgtggttgtcagggcatgctgggagttgtatattACACCAGTTAAGGAGCCTGTGGTTGTCAGGGCTTGCTGGGAGTTATATATTGCACCAACGAGAGAGCCtgtggttgtcagggcatgctgggagttatatatTACACCAGTTAAGGAGCCtgtggttgtcagggcatgctgggatttctaTATTGCACCAGTTAAGGAGCCtgtggttgtcagggcatgctgggagttatatatTGCACCAGTTAAGGAGCCtgtggttgtcagggcatgctgggagttatatatTGCACCAGCTAGAGAGCCtgtggttgtcagggcatgctgggagttatatatTGCACCAGCTAGGGGGCCTGTGGTTGTCAGGGCTTGCTGGGAGTTATATATTGCACCAGTTAAGGAGCCtgtggttgtcagggcatgctgggagttgtatattGCACCAGTTAAGGAGCCTGTGGTTGTCAGGGCTTGCTGGGAGTTATATATTGCACCAGCTAGGGGGCCtgtggttgtcagggcatgctgggagttatatatTGCACCAGCTAGGGGGCCtgtggttgtcagggcatgctgggagttatatatTGCACCAGTTAAGGAGCCTGTGGTTGTCAGGGCTTGCTGGGAGTTATATATTGCACCAGTTAAGGAGCCTGTGGTTGTCAGGGCTTTCTGGGAGTTATATATTGCACCAGTTAAGGAGCCTGTGGTTGTCAGGGCTTGCTGGGAGTTATATATTGCACCAGTTAAGGAGCCtgtggttgtcagggcatgctgggagttatatatTGCACCAGTTAAGGAGCCtgtggttgtcagggcatgctgggagttgtatattGCACCAGTTAAGGAGCCtgtggttgtcagggcatgctgggagttatatatTGCACCAGCTAGAGAGCCtgtggttgtcagggcatgctgggagttgcagcgTGACTATGAGAGTGAGGGGTGGAGGGGTTCAGTGTGACTACTGCACTGTTCTTAGAGGAGGCTGCAGCTCTGGTGAGTCAGCCTGTAAAATAAGGTTCA is a genomic window of Dendropsophus ebraccatus isolate aDenEbr1 chromosome 4, aDenEbr1.pat, whole genome shotgun sequence containing:
- the LOC138787845 gene encoding uncharacterized protein, with product MLGVIHIAPAREPVVVRACWELYIAPTREPVVVRACWELYIAPVKEPVVVRACWELYIAPVKEPVVVRACWELYITPVKEPVVVRACWELYITPVKEPVVVRACWDFYIAPVKEPVVVRACWELYIAPVKEPVVVRACWELYIAPAREPVVVRACWELYIAPARGPVVVRACWELYIAPVKEPVVVRACWELYIAPVKEPVVVRACWELYIAPARGPVVVRACWELYIAPARGPVVVRACWELYIAPVKEPVVVRACWELYIAPVKEPVVVRAFWELYIAPVKEPVVVRACWELYIAPVKEPVVVRACWELYIAPVKEPVVVRACWELYIAPVKEPVVVRACWELYIAPAREPVVVRACWELQRDYESEGWRGSV